Below is a genomic region from Eremothecium sinecaudum strain ATCC 58844 chromosome V, complete sequence.
GTCTAAAGATACTATATGTTAGCGACCCTGCAGAGGGTTCGATAGATGATATACACGGGCGCCAGCAGGCTGACTCGCTGACCGTTTCGGAGACGTGCTATAAAGCATTTCTCGAGTCATTGGAAACAACACGGAATAAACTACCCATTCGTCATAGAAGCATTGAAAAATGGCACGTAAGTTATATAAGCTCCTCGTAAAGCAAATCTATCATCTAAGGATATTCAGTACAAAATTGCAACTTAACAGATCTTTTCTATAGCAACCTGCATTAGAGGCACAACCTGCTTTCTGTTGGCATCCACATTGTTTTGAGTAAATGCAAACACACCGTTTTTACGATCACTTAACTGTGAATCTTCTTCAAGCTTCGTGGCATCTTTAATGCTATCAACTATTGACTCCACCACGCCCCTCCTGCGCTCCCCATTGATGATGAAAGCTAACTGCCGTTGCCGACAGCCATTAACACTAAAGTTGGTAAGCAATGCAAGGATATCGATGTTTTTGTGCACTATGAATGACTGCCAAACAGCCAATATATCGTCAAATCTGCCCTGGTCATATAGCCACTCCAATGGCTTCACTGCAGATGAAGTCCCAACCCGTATGACTTCTCCATCGAGTTTTTTGAATTGGAATCCTTTGTAGTCCTTTTTCAACACTTCTGTCGGCATTAATCCACTCAAGTCCTTCTTATACTCCTCTATAGTGTTATAATAGTCCTCAAAGTCCAAATTTGGTAGGTATTCCTTATATAAGGAGCTCGCTTTTAAGTCATGTTCTTCCACCTTATGGCGAAGATTAGAGGTATCAGCCAAAAGAGCACCTAAACTTAAGCGAACTGCATCTTTCATAGTGTCAAAAGAGGACTTTGGAAGCAATTGGCTCCAATAGTTGAATACAAGAGAAGAACAACTTCCAGCAGATTCAATTATTCGTGGACCGCGAGCCTTAGTAATCTCGTCACCATGTAGTCCCAGATCACTGTGATGATCAACAATACCTAAGACTTCATCGATCATGCCATTAGCAAGCCCTTGTGGATCATTGTGGTCTACTAAAATGGCCTCAACCCTGCAACCTAAGCTTTTCAGCTTCTGGATGTCTTCTGTAAAGAATAAGTCATCTTCCTTAATCCCAGCTTCCTGCAATACATATACAACATCTTTCCGCAGTCTTAAATCTTCACTATCAATATTAATAACTGGGATCAAAGCATCTTCACTGTTGCCAGTATAGCTGAAATAGGCATATGTGATAGCTGATACCACCGAATCTAAGTCTGCAGATTCGTTACCGCATGCAATTCTTACAGTAGTACTACTATTAATTCTCTTCAAAGAAGTACTCTTTAGATGGTGCATAAAGCCACTAATTGATTCAACCATGGTTTATCCAATAACTAGCTGTGGATGAATATGTTTAATACCGGTATCAAGGCCGTAATTCATGGAACAGCCCTTATCAGAACGGATTAAAAGATTACGACGGCTTTTTCGCAGTATTTGATCCATATAATATTACAACCAGAGGCTTGTATGACTTCTGTGATCTGGAAAAACGGGAAGCAGGCGTTGGTGAGGACTGAGAGGGATGATCTCTGTGGATTTAGCTATTTAAATGTAATCGAGGCTGTCGATTCGCTTCCTTTAGACTATACATTTCATCGCGCCTTTCGTGATAACGTGTATAGATTACAGTCGCACTACGGTATTGACATTGGCTATGTTTCACAGTGTGTTCTAGATGAATTGAAAAGGGTGGCACCCTTAGAATTTGATCAGTTATTCTATTTCTCTGTTGAGGAGCATATTATTCGTTTCCGGCGGTTTGATTTCGATACTAGAAATAGAATGCTGCATAATATCTGCTTAATACTAAGGGAAAAGTCTACATTGACATGCGTTTCCGGTTGGAGGGACGAAAAGTACGCAGTTTATGCAGACCAAGTTCCATATTTTTTACTGGAGAGAGCTCTATCGGGCGCGTTTGGTATAATTACCTATGGTGTACATGTTAATGGCTTTGTAAAGGACCCAAAAACTGGGGAAATTAGAGTTTGGGTCCCTAGAAGGTCTTATACCAAGTCCAGATGGCCAGGAAAGCTAGATAATCTCTTTGCAGGAGGGATTAGCTACCCTTATAATGTTTTTGAAACGTTAATGAAAGAAGGTATGGAAGAGGCGTCTTTACCATCTGACTTGCTTGAAAAGAATGCTCGTGCAGTGGGTGTTGTGTCTTATTTTCATCATAACTATACAGGCAACTTTACTACTGAGGATTCTTTTGTAAATGGGGAGGTTGAGTATCTATATGACTTGGAGCTGCCACCGGACGTGATCCCGACCCCAAATGACGATGAGGTTGATCATTTCAGCTTGATGTCGCTTCAAAAAGTGATCGATTCCATCAAATTAGGCGAGTTCAAACCTAATTGCGCCTTGGTGATGGTCGAGTTTTTGATAAGACATGGCTATATCAATGCTGAGAATGAGCCTAGATATTTGGATCTTGTCACCAGGATGCACCGGACACTACCTTTTCCCACGCGGATGTAAACTCTATATATCGCACTTAAGACGTGCTATTATTATGGAAGTATAATATCATTTGGACCTTACTAAAACTATTTAGCAAAGTGTAATTTTATGTTAAACCATTGTCTTGCATTAACTTCTGCTGGAGTTAGACCCCGGTGAGCGTATACTAGAGGTGAAAAGTAGTAGAGGAAATACGCAGTGGCAGTAGcaataataatgaaaaagATTACCAGTGCCGGTTCATACACTTTAGGTGTCTTGACATGAGGGACTTCACTGTTAGACTCATCCTTATATTGGTCAATTGATCTACTATCTGATAGGAGCACTTCCCACAAGGCAGCGCTAAACAAAGCTGCAATCAAATGAGCAGGCAAATAATGATGTAAGAACTTCTGACGTGACATTAAGAAGAACGGGAAGTAGTGGAAACACCAACCGATAAATAAGAACATGACAGGACCATATAATTTCACCCTAGTAATTCTACCGAAAACAAACAAACTACGCTTTCTTGTAAGTAAGTCGCCCAAAATGATACCAAGATATAGTGATAGAGAAACAATTTGGAACCACCATCCAATAATGTTACCAGTGAAATAAATCTGCTTTTTCTCACTGTCTTTGGTCCAAAAGGATACTCCAGACAATGAACCCGGCCATGAGTCTGGTTGTGAGGCAAACGGATGGTCAGCAGAAAGCTTATTGTTATGGATGAACATTAACCTTTGTAGTTCAGACCATTTAGAGAAGAAAGGTAAGCTTTTTACCTTCTTAGGGGTGTAAGTTTTACGTTCTTCACTTAGATTCAAAATAGTATGGATGGTCCAGTGGTTTGATTCATCGGTGACTTTCTTGTTACCATTAACCTCTTGCTGTCCGAAACCCCAATCAGGCAGGAACTGGTCGTTATGAGTCCATAAGGCTACCGCAGTGTCAACATGGAATATTCTGAAGGAAGAAGATCTGCTTTTAATGATATGACCACTATCCTTCTTGTTTTTAGGCTGTAACTTAAACAAAGTTTGAGCTCGTCTATCTCCATTTGCTGCGTCTGGTGGAACAGTGGTTATTTCCTCGTTAGTTGGATAATATGGGGATGCGACATCGTGAGCCAACAAATATGTATCAGTGGCGACATGTCTTAAGCGGATAACATCATCGTAAAGAACCGGTTGTCCCTCACGTGCTGGGAGCTCCTTTGTTGGAATAATCTCCCAATTGTTATTTATATCCTCATGTGAATAACCAGTCACTTGCTGTCCTTGAGATGAAACACGACCGTCTTCGTAACGTAGTGGATAGTGTGCAGAATGAGAGTGCAAAAGGGCTAAGGTTTCACGGTGCTTAAATGTAACAATATCATAATAGTAAACACTTTTTGATTCTTTTGCTAATGGAGAGTCCTCTAGCGTCTCTTGGAAAGCACTAGACATAAAATCGTCACCTGTACCAGATCTACTCAAGATCGCAAAATGAATGTAGAACCAGAACAAATATACAACACAAGGAAATACAATCAAACCATTGAGTCGTGCCACAAAGTGCTTCGTTAGCTGTCTCATGGTTAATCCTGCCTTGACATCTAACAATTGCCATAGGTTCACAATAACTGCAGATCCAATCGTAGCAAAAGTGAACACACCCACATACTTCGATGAGATAACCAGCGATAACGAAAACCCAGTTGCGTACAACCAGTAATACCATTCAGAAGAAAAAGGAGCTCTTAGTTGGACCTTATAAAACCTCACATATGTGTAGATTGACAATGCAACAGTAAAAATTAAAGTGGCGTCCAAGAGAATTAATCTCGAATCAATAATGTGAGCATTGTCTAGTGCAACCAATAAAGCGCCCAACATGCATGTCAACGCCTTGAAGTTCATCTCGCGCAATGTACCAAACATAACCGGAACCGTTAAGGTTCCTAAAATAGCACTTAGAGAACGGTAAGCTACAAATGGTGCGTTCGTTTTATCATAACTATATCCAATGTCTTCAAACTTGAACTCGCCATCATAATTCATCAACCACCCAACAAATGCAATTAACAGCTTGGCAAATGGAGGGTGCACGTCAAAGAAGTATGTTCTCTCTAGATAGTACGACGCAAACTTTCCGAAATGTACTTCATCAAAAATAACTTCACGAGGGTAAT
It encodes:
- the PMT4 gene encoding dolichyl-phosphate-mannose-protein mannosyltransferase (Syntenic homolog of Ashbya gossypii ABL085W; Syntenic homolog of Saccharomyces cerevisiae YJR143C (PMT4)); its protein translation is MAPKIPRKGSKEEPDDKTTKCSKARAEYRYLGEEWFLQEKPDSDAKYKYYGYVVTAIAFILRFWRIYYPREVIFDEVHFGKFASYYLERTYFFDVHPPFAKLLIAFVGWLMNYDGEFKFEDIGYSYDKTNAPFVAYRSLSAILGTLTVPVMFGTLREMNFKALTCMLGALLVALDNAHIIDSRLILLDATLIFTVALSIYTYVRFYKVQLRAPFSSEWYYWLYATGFSLSLVISSKYVGVFTFATIGSAVIVNLWQLLDVKAGLTMRQLTKHFVARLNGLIVFPCVVYLFWFYIHFAILSRSGTGDDFMSSAFQETLEDSPLAKESKSVYYYDIVTFKHRETLALLHSHSAHYPLRYEDGRVSSQGQQVTGYSHEDINNNWEIIPTKELPAREGQPVLYDDVIRLRHVATDTYLLAHDVASPYYPTNEEITTVPPDAANGDRRAQTLFKLQPKNKKDSGHIIKSRSSSFRIFHVDTAVALWTHNDQFLPDWGFGQQEVNGNKKVTDESNHWTIHTILNLSEERKTYTPKKVKSLPFFSKWSELQRLMFIHNNKLSADHPFASQPDSWPGSLSGVSFWTKDSEKKQIYFTGNIIGWWFQIVSLSLYLGIILGDLLTRKRSLFVFGRITRVKLYGPVMFLFIGWCFHYFPFFLMSRQKFLHHYLPAHLIAALFSAALWEVLLSDSRSIDQYKDESNSEVPHVKTPKVYEPALVIFFIIIATATAYFLYYFSPLVYAHRGLTPAEVNARQWFNIKLHFAK
- a CDS encoding uncharacterized protein (Syntenic homolog of Ashbya gossypii ABL084C; Syntenic homolog of Saccharomyces cerevisiae YJR142W) — its product is MTSVIWKNGKQALVRTERDDLCGFSYLNVIEAVDSLPLDYTFHRAFRDNVYRLQSHYGIDIGYVSQCVLDELKRVAPLEFDQLFYFSVEEHIIRFRRFDFDTRNRMLHNICLILREKSTLTCVSGWRDEKYAVYADQVPYFLLERALSGAFGIITYGVHVNGFVKDPKTGEIRVWVPRRSYTKSRWPGKLDNLFAGGISYPYNVFETLMKEGMEEASLPSDLLEKNARAVGVVSYFHHNYTGNFTTEDSFVNGEVEYLYDLELPPDVIPTPNDDEVDHFSLMSLQKVIDSIKLGEFKPNCALVMVEFLIRHGYINAENEPRYLDLVTRMHRTLPFPTRM
- the PPX1 gene encoding exopolyphosphatase (Syntenic homolog of Ashbya gossypii ABL083W; Syntenic homolog of Saccharomyces cerevisiae YHR201C (PPX1)) — its product is MVESISGFMHHLKSTSLKRINSSTTVRIACGNESADLDSVVSAITYAYFSYTGNSEDALIPVINIDSEDLRLRKDVVYVLQEAGIKEDDLFFTEDIQKLKSLGCRVEAILVDHNDPQGLANGMIDEVLGIVDHHSDLGLHGDEITKARGPRIIESAGSCSSLVFNYWSQLLPKSSFDTMKDAVRLSLGALLADTSNLRHKVEEHDLKASSLYKEYLPNLDFEDYYNTIEEYKKDLSGLMPTEVLKKDYKGFQFKKLDGEVIRVGTSSAVKPLEWLYDQGRFDDILAVWQSFIVHKNIDILALLTNFSVNGCRQRQLAFIINGERRRGVVESIVDSIKDATKLEEDSQLSDRKNGVFAFTQNNVDANRKQVVPLMQVAIEKIC